One Carboxydothermus pertinax genomic window carries:
- the rbfA gene encoding 30S ribosome-binding factor RbfA, which produces MASHKHERTAQAIKEAVAAIISREVKDPRLGFVSVTKVDLAKDLSQAKIYISVYGNEEAKKNSFLALNSAKGFIKGELASRVKLRVIPELSFVEDLSIEYGARIMEILEGLKPKALDQKKDTGETEGES; this is translated from the coding sequence ATGGCTTCCCATAAACACGAACGTACGGCTCAAGCTATCAAAGAAGCAGTTGCTGCCATAATTTCCCGGGAAGTAAAGGACCCCAGGCTTGGATTTGTCTCGGTGACCAAAGTCGATTTAGCTAAAGATTTAAGCCAGGCCAAAATTTATATAAGCGTTTATGGCAATGAAGAGGCCAAGAAAAATAGTTTTCTTGCTTTAAACAGTGCCAAAGGCTTTATTAAAGGGGAATTAGCATCTAGAGTAAAACTTCGGGTAATTCCTGAACTTTCTTTTGTGGAAGACCTGTCCATTGAATATGGTGCAAGAATTATGGAGATTTTAGAAGGCCTTAAGCCAAAGGCTTTAGACCAAAAAAAAGATACAGGAGAGACCGAGGGTGAATCTTAA